One genomic region from Spirosoma sp. KCTC 42546 encodes:
- a CDS encoding sugar ABC transporter ATP-binding protein — MVSPQDYILQVRGLTKIFAGVVALDNVQLDIRKGEVHALMGENGAGKSTLMKILMGLLKPDSGEVSFDGNDLTTSHVRDVIKKGISMIHQEMLVVPELTVAQNIFLGRETKGKLFSWLNDRNLTEQAGQLLKEMGVSIRPDIQMKYLSVAEMQMVEIAKAISNNARVIIMDEPTSALSDKEVATLFGIISDLKQKGVAIIYISHKMEEIFTIADTITVLRDGKYIATRPAAEFDINTLITMMVGREINSLFPTSSVHPGKEVLSVKRLGRKGKFSDISFEVHEGEILGIAGLMGAGRTEVACAIYGLDPADSGELYIKGEQIFINTPQDAIQHGIGYVSEDRKKFGFIPRLSVRENITLASLPKHAKGFLVQAKSESETANTMMTDLRIKASSSNQPVTQLSGGNQQKVVIGKILLSSPSLIILDEPTRGIDIGAKAEIYKLINQLKESGTAIILISSELPELLGMSDRILVLAKGKQTAMLSAKEATQETIMHYAMEQ; from the coding sequence ATGGTTTCTCCCCAAGACTACATCCTTCAGGTGCGTGGACTGACGAAGATATTCGCCGGTGTGGTGGCGCTGGATAATGTTCAACTGGACATTCGTAAGGGTGAAGTGCACGCGCTGATGGGGGAGAATGGAGCAGGGAAGTCTACGTTAATGAAGATTCTGATGGGTCTTCTGAAGCCCGATTCTGGCGAAGTGAGTTTTGATGGTAACGACTTAACGACCAGCCATGTCAGGGATGTTATCAAGAAGGGTATTTCCATGATTCATCAGGAAATGCTGGTCGTTCCTGAATTAACGGTCGCTCAGAATATCTTTCTTGGTCGGGAAACAAAAGGCAAGCTGTTTAGCTGGTTGAATGACCGAAATCTAACTGAACAGGCAGGTCAGCTCCTTAAGGAGATGGGAGTGAGTATACGCCCTGATATTCAGATGAAATACCTGAGCGTGGCGGAGATGCAGATGGTCGAAATTGCCAAAGCCATCTCGAACAATGCCAGGGTAATTATCATGGATGAACCCACCTCCGCCCTGTCCGACAAAGAAGTGGCTACGTTGTTTGGCATCATCAGTGACCTAAAGCAAAAGGGCGTGGCCATCATTTATATCTCCCACAAAATGGAGGAGATTTTCACCATCGCCGATACGATTACGGTGCTTCGCGATGGAAAATACATTGCTACCAGACCTGCTGCCGAATTCGATATTAATACGCTGATCACAATGATGGTGGGTCGCGAGATCAACAGCCTCTTCCCGACATCCAGCGTACATCCAGGAAAAGAGGTGTTGTCTGTGAAGAGGCTGGGCCGGAAAGGTAAATTCTCCGACATTAGTTTTGAGGTTCATGAAGGCGAAATTCTGGGTATTGCTGGCCTGATGGGCGCGGGCAGAACAGAGGTTGCCTGTGCCATTTATGGTCTCGATCCGGCCGATAGCGGTGAACTATATATCAAGGGTGAACAGATTTTTATAAACACACCGCAGGACGCTATCCAACATGGAATCGGCTATGTGAGCGAAGACCGGAAGAAGTTTGGCTTTATTCCCCGTCTGTCGGTTCGGGAAAACATCACGTTAGCCAGCCTGCCGAAACATGCCAAAGGGTTTCTGGTTCAGGCAAAAAGTGAGTCGGAAACAGCCAATACCATGATGACTGATTTACGGATAAAAGCGTCCAGTTCAAATCAGCCAGTAACGCAATTGAGTGGTGGTAACCAGCAGAAAGTAGTCATCGGCAAAATACTGCTTTCGTCTCCATCGCTCATTATTCTCGACGAACCAACCCGGGGCATCGATATTGGTGCGAAGGCTGAAATTTACAAGCTCATCAACCAACTAAAAGAATCGGGAACGGCAATCATCCTGATCTCATCCGAACTACCCGAACTGCTTGGCATGAGCGATCGGATACTCGTGTTGGCGAAGGGAAAACAAACGGCTATGCTTTCGGCGAAGGAAGCCACGCAGGAAACGATCATGCATTATGCAATGGAGCAGTAA
- a CDS encoding ABC transporter permease, translated as MEKDITGDYYGVIRIRNVSKYVLLIVLVAICIALSMTTPRFFTVQNLMIIVTQVSINALLAFGVTFVIITGGIDLSIGSIVAVTGVVAASFAHPDTYPVIVPIGVGLLAGLLFGAFNGFVVTRTKVPPFIVTLGTMTIGRGLALILSKGRPVSNLSDSFNFIGGGKILGVPTLIIILVVFFVICTVILKKTVIGRYMYAVGGNEQAAKASGIQLSTVKMVVYTLCGGLAALAGILLTSRITTGQPNAGAGFELDAIAAAIIGGTSTSGGAGTMTGTLLGALLIGVISNGLDLLNVTSYYQQVVMGIIIIGAVVLDSLKHGKNG; from the coding sequence ATGGAAAAAGACATTACGGGTGACTACTATGGTGTTATACGTATTCGAAACGTGAGCAAATACGTCCTGCTGATCGTTCTGGTGGCAATTTGTATTGCCCTTTCGATGACCACACCACGGTTTTTTACGGTTCAGAACCTGATGATTATTGTCACGCAGGTGTCTATCAATGCGTTGCTGGCCTTTGGCGTTACGTTTGTGATCATTACGGGCGGCATCGATCTGTCTATCGGTTCGATTGTTGCCGTTACGGGCGTGGTAGCCGCTTCGTTTGCACACCCCGACACCTATCCGGTTATCGTTCCCATTGGGGTTGGTTTGCTGGCGGGTCTGCTTTTTGGGGCGTTTAATGGCTTTGTTGTTACCCGTACAAAAGTGCCTCCATTTATTGTCACACTGGGCACGATGACTATTGGCCGGGGATTGGCTCTGATCCTGAGTAAAGGGCGGCCAGTCTCTAACCTGTCTGATTCATTCAACTTTATTGGGGGTGGTAAAATATTGGGTGTTCCTACCCTGATTATTATCCTCGTAGTATTCTTCGTTATCTGCACGGTTATTCTGAAGAAGACCGTCATTGGCCGCTACATGTATGCCGTAGGCGGGAATGAGCAGGCGGCTAAAGCATCAGGAATTCAGTTGAGTACGGTAAAGATGGTCGTTTATACACTATGCGGAGGATTGGCTGCTCTGGCGGGTATCCTGCTGACATCTCGTATTACAACCGGCCAGCCGAATGCCGGAGCCGGGTTTGAGCTGGATGCCATTGCCGCTGCCATCATTGGCGGAACCAGCACCTCAGGCGGAGCTGGAACGATGACCGGAACCTTGCTGGGTGCGTTATTGATCGGCGTAATTAGCAATGGGCTGGACCTACTCAACGTAACCTCCTATTACCAGCAGGTGGTGATGGGTATCATTATCATCGGAGCCGTTGTGCTGGATAGTTTAAAACATGGAAAGAATGGTTGA
- a CDS encoding type II toxin-antitoxin system HigA family antitoxin, whose amino-acid sequence MLKVIKNEREYEAALARVYELMQLDLVDDSPESDELDVLALFVEAYEHKHYPIAAPTPIEAITFRLEQLGKEKSELAKILGTRSRQSEILSGKRKLSLDMIRKLHAVLHIPAESLIAAY is encoded by the coding sequence ATGTTAAAAGTGATTAAGAACGAGCGGGAATATGAAGCCGCTTTAGCACGCGTTTACGAGCTTATGCAACTGGATCTGGTCGATGATTCCCCAGAATCGGATGAGCTTGATGTATTAGCCCTGTTTGTTGAAGCCTATGAGCATAAACACTATCCTATAGCAGCGCCAACTCCTATTGAAGCAATCACATTCAGACTGGAGCAATTAGGAAAGGAAAAAAGCGAATTGGCCAAGATTTTAGGCACACGCTCCCGGCAATCAGAAATATTGAGTGGAAAACGGAAACTTAGTCTGGACATGATTCGCAAACTTCACGCCGTCCTTCATATTCCTGCAGAAAGCCTGATAGCTGCCTATTAA
- a CDS encoding type II toxin-antitoxin system HigB family toxin — MRLIARKTIVSFYSVYSTSKASLEAFYKEVEAADWEKPNDVIDAYPSADVITGKRFVFNIKGNSYRLIADIEFKKKLVFIVWIVTHAEYDKIDVKTVNYVKSD; from the coding sequence ATGAGATTGATCGCCCGGAAAACCATTGTCAGTTTCTACAGTGTTTATTCAACCTCAAAAGCTAGTTTAGAAGCATTTTACAAGGAAGTTGAAGCAGCCGATTGGGAGAAACCCAATGATGTTATTGATGCCTATCCAAGTGCCGATGTAATAACGGGCAAGCGATTTGTCTTCAATATTAAAGGCAACTCCTATCGGCTGATTGCCGATATAGAATTCAAAAAAAAGCTTGTGTTTATCGTCTGGATTGTCACGCATGCTGAGTATGATAAAATAGACGTAAAGACTGTCAATTATGTTAAAAGTGATTAA
- a CDS encoding sugar ABC transporter substrate-binding protein, which produces MRHTYSSFISYSLFFIILLTSCSQSSSSEKGQGGDSKKIVVGVSMLSMQNEFIVNVHDAMVKKAEADGVELITVDAERSALKQVEQIESFIAQKVDAIIMNPCEVEASSPAVTKALAAKIPIINVNSETSTKPSAFVGSDDVESARIAMKYIAEKLGGKGNVLMMHGYMGQAAQIKREQGAREILKQYPNLKLLAHQTGEWDRAKAMSLMENWIQSYGSQINAVFAQNDEMGLGAVKALTDAGLKDKVIVVSIDAIPDGLQAVKKGTLDATVFQNAEQQGSKAIETAVKAAKGQAYDKETLIPFQLVTKENLAKFLK; this is translated from the coding sequence ATGCGACATACCTACTCGAGCTTTATTAGCTATTCTCTTTTCTTTATAATTCTATTAACAAGCTGTAGTCAATCATCATCCAGCGAAAAAGGGCAGGGTGGTGATAGTAAAAAGATCGTGGTGGGCGTCTCCATGCTCAGCATGCAGAATGAGTTTATCGTTAATGTCCACGATGCAATGGTGAAAAAGGCTGAAGCTGATGGTGTTGAGCTGATTACAGTCGATGCGGAGCGCTCGGCGTTGAAACAGGTTGAGCAGATTGAAAGCTTTATTGCTCAGAAAGTGGATGCTATTATCATGAATCCCTGTGAAGTAGAAGCCAGTTCGCCAGCCGTGACCAAAGCGTTGGCTGCGAAAATTCCGATCATTAATGTAAACTCAGAAACCAGTACGAAGCCATCCGCCTTTGTAGGCTCAGATGATGTAGAGTCGGCCCGGATAGCCATGAAATACATTGCGGAGAAACTGGGCGGGAAAGGTAATGTATTGATGATGCACGGCTACATGGGGCAGGCCGCGCAGATCAAACGGGAGCAGGGTGCCCGGGAAATTCTGAAGCAATATCCCAACCTGAAACTCCTTGCTCATCAGACAGGCGAGTGGGATCGGGCGAAGGCGATGTCGCTGATGGAAAACTGGATTCAGTCGTACGGTTCTCAGATCAATGCCGTTTTTGCACAGAACGATGAAATGGGCCTGGGGGCTGTAAAAGCCTTAACGGATGCGGGCCTGAAAGACAAAGTGATTGTGGTCAGTATCGATGCCATTCCCGACGGGCTACAGGCCGTTAAGAAAGGAACGCTGGACGCCACCGTTTTTCAGAACGCTGAGCAGCAGGGCTCAAAAGCGATTGAAACCGCCGTGAAAGCCGCAAAAGGTCAGGCGTATGATAAAGAAACCCTCATTCCGTTTCAGTTAGTAACGAAGGAGAACCTGGCTAAGTTCTTAAAGTAA
- a CDS encoding sugar phosphate isomerase/epimerase encodes MPNSLVSPIGFNVLAWTAVMSEKLNPITERLKTIGYDGIECFVDNTDIAAYRQFGDHLNQLGLQSTCVVVVGPDSNPASESAKIREQAVDFLKGVIDRAHAMNASVLCGPFHSAFATFTRREPQPDEYAHSADVLHIVGDYARQANIVLTPEALNRFECYLCNTMEQLSQLVHMADHPNVRAMFDTHHANMEEKQFPKAIKTIAPVLAHVHISENDRGTPGDGHIPWDDTFRTLAEIDYKGWMTIEAFTRNDVDFANSINVWREYNDPWDIAENGLKFIKAMQAKYSS; translated from the coding sequence ATGCCCAATTCACTAGTTTCACCTATCGGCTTCAACGTACTGGCCTGGACGGCCGTCATGTCCGAAAAACTGAATCCGATCACTGAGCGTCTTAAAACCATCGGCTACGACGGAATCGAATGCTTTGTCGATAATACAGATATTGCCGCCTACCGCCAGTTTGGCGATCATTTGAACCAACTGGGTTTACAAAGTACCTGCGTAGTGGTGGTTGGCCCCGACTCAAATCCAGCCAGCGAATCAGCTAAAATTCGAGAGCAGGCCGTCGATTTTTTGAAAGGTGTCATCGATCGGGCGCATGCCATGAACGCATCGGTTCTCTGCGGCCCATTTCATTCTGCGTTTGCTACGTTCACGCGCCGAGAGCCGCAACCCGATGAATACGCTCATAGCGCCGACGTGCTGCACATTGTTGGTGACTACGCCAGGCAAGCAAACATCGTACTGACTCCCGAAGCGCTGAATCGCTTTGAGTGCTACCTATGTAACACGATGGAGCAGTTATCGCAACTAGTGCACATGGCTGATCATCCGAATGTTCGGGCCATGTTCGATACGCACCACGCCAACATGGAGGAAAAGCAGTTTCCGAAAGCGATCAAGACTATTGCCCCCGTACTGGCGCACGTGCACATCAGCGAAAACGACCGCGGTACACCCGGTGATGGACATATCCCCTGGGATGATACCTTCCGAACACTGGCCGAAATCGACTACAAAGGCTGGATGACGATCGAAGCGTTTACCCGCAATGACGTTGATTTCGCCAATTCGATCAACGTCTGGCGCGAGTACAACGATCCCTGGGACATTGCCGAAAACGGTCTCAAATTCATCAAGGCCATGCAGGCGAAGTATTCAAGCTAG
- a CDS encoding PVC-type heme-binding CxxCH protein: MKSFVSRKTNLYGLLLAVGVGIIVFSAFKFYFANPLTLKKGAHISLIGNNLGSRMMNYDHFETEMQVRYPDDQLFIRNMCDPGDTPGFRPRSSRFSPWAFPGAERFQTEYANPSDSQGQFESPDEWLTRLKTDVIIAFFGYNESFQGKAGLANYKAELDAFIKHTLSQKYNGTTAPQLAIVSPIAFEDLSATLDLPNGKVENENISLYAKAMKEVADQNNVLFVDAYTPSQQWYTDSAEPLTIDGSQLTDEGYKKLGILLTDQIFGKASPKAEARRKQIYEAVMEKDWMFHNDYKIPNGVHVYGRRYNPFGPDNYPAEIEKIRQMTAIRDTAVWLAASKGETMDIAAADERTRKLPEVKTNFNPEKNGSLTYLSGQEALSKLKVPPGYKIELFASEAEFPDLAKPMQMSFDNKGRLWVAAMPSYPHYKPGDPKPNDKILILEDTNGDGKADKQTIFADHLHLPLGFEIAKEGVYISQGPNLKLFTDTDGDDKADKSVILMSGYDDHDTHHNSHAFCVDPSGAIYSGEGVFLHTNVETSYGPVRATNGGFYRYAPQLHKLERTAQLSIPNPWGIAFDDWGQPFFAETSSPDVRWMMPGSVLPRYGEATHKSVQLVEEAHRVRPTSGLEFVSSRHFPDDIQGDFLINNTIGFLGMKEHTLTDDGTGYKSHHRADLVVSEDRNFRPVDMEFAPDGSLYLIDWHNILIGHMQHNARDPLRDHSHGRVYRITYSSRPLVTPAKIDGASVEQLLDNLKLPEYRTRYRTRRELRGRDVSEVLAKLKTWVAGLDKKDPRYEHHLLEGLWVSWGMDKVDQNLLRQVLKAKDYHARAAAVQVVRYTGHQVKDQANLLMQAVKDENSRVRLDAIVAASWIGKEKGLPILAEAAKKPLDDWMIHAYDAAVAHLKGENVKKEKEIVEKSTLKGSELALYNLGKQIYAKEGYCTTCHQPDGKGLAASGFPPLTGTNWVSGNEERLIKIVLKGVMGPIEVVGKNYPGQVPMTPFGGLLKDNEVAAVLTYVRNSFGNNAPAITPEKVKQVRAATERKKDFYSPDQLLKEHPMEK; this comes from the coding sequence ATGAAATCGTTTGTTTCCAGGAAGACTAACCTCTATGGATTACTCCTTGCTGTTGGAGTCGGAATCATCGTGTTTAGCGCCTTTAAATTCTATTTTGCTAACCCGCTCACGCTGAAAAAGGGGGCGCATATTAGTTTAATAGGTAACAATCTGGGGTCGAGGATGATGAACTATGATCATTTTGAAACCGAAATGCAGGTTCGCTACCCAGATGACCAGCTTTTCATTCGCAATATGTGCGATCCGGGTGATACGCCTGGCTTCAGGCCCCGTTCAAGCCGGTTCTCGCCCTGGGCATTTCCTGGAGCCGAACGGTTTCAGACCGAATACGCGAATCCGTCGGATAGTCAGGGACAGTTTGAATCACCCGATGAATGGCTGACGCGTCTCAAGACCGATGTGATCATTGCGTTTTTTGGCTACAACGAATCCTTCCAGGGCAAAGCAGGACTAGCCAATTACAAAGCGGAGTTGGATGCGTTTATCAAACATACCCTGAGTCAGAAGTACAACGGCACGACGGCCCCACAACTGGCCATTGTATCGCCCATCGCGTTCGAGGATTTATCCGCAACCCTTGATCTGCCGAACGGCAAAGTCGAAAACGAGAACATTTCCCTGTACGCGAAAGCGATGAAGGAAGTGGCCGATCAAAACAATGTTCTCTTCGTCGACGCTTACACGCCTTCTCAGCAATGGTATACCGACAGCGCCGAGCCACTAACGATTGATGGCTCTCAGCTTACGGACGAAGGTTACAAAAAGCTTGGCATTCTACTAACCGATCAGATTTTCGGCAAAGCATCTCCCAAAGCCGAAGCCAGGCGGAAACAGATTTATGAGGCCGTTATGGAGAAGGACTGGATGTTCCATAACGACTATAAAATTCCCAATGGCGTTCACGTCTATGGTCGTCGGTACAACCCGTTCGGACCGGACAACTACCCCGCCGAAATCGAGAAAATCCGACAGATGACCGCCATTCGGGACACAGCGGTGTGGCTGGCCGCTTCGAAAGGCGAAACAATGGACATTGCCGCTGCCGATGAACGAACGAGAAAACTGCCCGAAGTAAAAACCAATTTCAACCCGGAGAAAAACGGTAGCCTGACGTATCTGTCCGGGCAGGAAGCACTGAGCAAACTCAAAGTGCCACCGGGCTATAAAATCGAGCTATTTGCCTCCGAAGCCGAGTTCCCTGATTTGGCCAAACCCATGCAGATGTCCTTCGATAACAAAGGACGACTGTGGGTGGCAGCTATGCCCAGCTATCCACACTACAAACCTGGTGATCCCAAACCCAATGATAAAATCCTGATTCTGGAAGACACGAACGGAGATGGGAAGGCCGATAAACAGACCATCTTTGCCGATCACCTGCACCTTCCCCTCGGTTTCGAAATCGCAAAAGAAGGCGTTTATATCTCACAAGGGCCTAATTTGAAGCTCTTCACGGATACAGATGGCGACGACAAAGCCGACAAAAGTGTGATTCTGATGAGTGGTTACGACGACCACGATACGCACCACAATAGTCACGCGTTTTGCGTCGATCCATCCGGCGCTATTTACTCGGGCGAAGGGGTGTTCTTACATACCAACGTCGAAACCTCTTACGGCCCCGTTCGCGCGACCAACGGCGGATTTTACCGTTATGCGCCACAACTGCATAAGCTGGAACGTACGGCGCAACTCTCCATTCCGAACCCCTGGGGAATTGCTTTCGATGATTGGGGCCAGCCATTTTTTGCCGAAACCTCAAGCCCGGATGTTCGCTGGATGATGCCGGGTTCTGTGTTGCCCCGTTATGGAGAAGCCACCCATAAATCGGTTCAGTTGGTGGAAGAGGCTCATCGGGTTCGTCCTACTTCGGGTCTGGAATTTGTATCCAGCCGCCATTTCCCGGACGATATTCAGGGTGATTTTCTAATCAACAATACCATTGGGTTTCTGGGTATGAAAGAGCACACCTTAACGGACGATGGCACGGGTTATAAAAGTCATCACCGCGCCGATCTGGTTGTGAGCGAAGACCGGAACTTCCGGCCCGTTGATATGGAGTTTGCACCCGATGGTTCGCTGTACCTGATCGACTGGCACAACATCCTGATCGGTCACATGCAGCACAACGCCCGCGACCCTCTGCGCGATCACTCACATGGTCGGGTGTACCGGATCACGTATTCATCACGCCCGTTGGTGACACCGGCCAAAATAGACGGTGCTAGCGTTGAGCAACTATTGGACAATCTCAAGCTTCCTGAATACCGTACCCGCTACCGTACCCGTCGTGAACTTAGAGGCCGGGATGTTTCGGAAGTTCTGGCCAAGTTGAAAACCTGGGTCGCTGGGTTGGACAAAAAAGATCCCCGTTACGAACACCATCTACTGGAAGGCCTTTGGGTGAGTTGGGGCATGGACAAAGTGGATCAGAATCTGCTTCGGCAAGTGTTAAAGGCGAAAGATTATCACGCCAGAGCCGCTGCCGTTCAGGTGGTTCGGTATACGGGCCATCAGGTGAAGGATCAGGCCAATCTGCTGATGCAGGCCGTTAAAGATGAGAACAGCCGGGTTCGGTTAGATGCGATTGTGGCAGCTTCCTGGATCGGAAAAGAAAAGGGACTTCCCATCCTGGCCGAAGCCGCGAAAAAGCCATTGGACGACTGGATGATTCATGCCTACGACGCTGCCGTTGCCCACCTGAAAGGCGAAAATGTAAAGAAGGAAAAAGAGATTGTTGAGAAGTCAACCCTGAAAGGATCGGAACTGGCTTTGTACAATTTGGGCAAGCAAATTTATGCCAAAGAAGGCTACTGCACGACCTGCCATCAACCTGATGGAAAAGGCCTTGCAGCCTCTGGATTCCCCCCGCTTACGGGGACGAATTGGGTGTCTGGCAATGAGGAGCGGCTGATAAAAATAGTCTTAAAAGGTGTAATGGGCCCCATCGAAGTAGTTGGAAAGAATTACCCCGGTCAGGTTCCGATGACCCCCTTTGGTGGGTTGCTGAAAGACAATGAGGTAGCTGCCGTGTTGACCTATGTCCGGAATTCGTTTGGTAATAATGCTCCTGCCATCACGCCAGAAAAGGTGAAGCAAGTCAGAGCCGCGACGGAACGCAAAAAAGACTTTTACTCGCCGGATCAGTTATTGAAAGAGCATCCGATGGAGAAATAA
- a CDS encoding ThuA domain-containing protein, with product MNTKRRTFLQTVAGLVSLSAFSGLATAKAPKKPLVVFITGDHEYSGELTLPLIAAELEKNYGMRTKVLKAYPDYNGEKDIPGLEALKEADLAVFYLRWRQLPQEQLNYIDAYLKSGKPVMGFRTTTHAFNYPEGDPRIRWNSFGEFAFGAPPGWGGKAQHTHYGHKSTTDVSIIPEAAKNPILTGVEPSFHASSWLYRVQPDYPAKGSTWLLMGKSVNPDKAAIENPVAWTWKNEWGGKAFMTTLGHPEDFQVESFQHLVINAIHWELGLPIPKNRGADRWKGKIDINVPYGHPQKP from the coding sequence GTGAATACGAAACGTAGAACTTTTCTGCAGACAGTCGCCGGATTAGTCAGTCTGAGTGCCTTTTCAGGCCTGGCAACGGCAAAAGCCCCTAAGAAACCGCTGGTGGTGTTCATCACCGGCGATCATGAATACAGCGGAGAACTGACGTTGCCGCTCATAGCCGCTGAGCTGGAGAAAAACTACGGCATGCGGACCAAAGTCCTGAAGGCATACCCCGATTATAACGGTGAAAAAGATATTCCCGGCCTTGAAGCCCTGAAAGAAGCCGACCTGGCCGTTTTCTATCTCCGCTGGCGGCAACTCCCTCAGGAACAACTGAATTACATTGACGCCTATCTGAAGTCAGGCAAGCCGGTAATGGGTTTTCGAACAACGACTCATGCCTTTAACTATCCAGAAGGCGATCCACGTATACGATGGAATTCGTTTGGCGAGTTTGCCTTTGGCGCTCCTCCGGGATGGGGTGGCAAAGCACAGCATACGCACTACGGCCACAAGAGCACGACCGATGTGAGTATCATTCCCGAGGCCGCTAAAAACCCGATCCTGACTGGTGTGGAACCGAGTTTCCATGCCTCGTCCTGGCTCTACCGTGTTCAGCCCGATTACCCGGCCAAAGGGTCAACCTGGCTGCTTATGGGTAAATCCGTCAATCCCGATAAAGCGGCTATCGAAAACCCCGTTGCCTGGACCTGGAAAAACGAATGGGGTGGCAAAGCCTTTATGACCACGCTGGGCCATCCCGAAGATTTTCAGGTAGAGTCCTTTCAGCACTTAGTCATCAATGCGATTCACTGGGAGCTGGGCTTGCCAATACCCAAAAATCGGGGCGCCGACCGATGGAAAGGAAAAATTGATATCAATGTGCCTTATGGCCACCCCCAAAAACCCTGA
- a CDS encoding cyclopropane-fatty-acyl-phospholipid synthase family protein, producing MNTTIKNEWYTNFFSGLNCEMWERAVSTEWTTNEVDFLIETMEIKPGNTLLDIPCGYGRHAIELAKRGVQVTGVDIFTEFLQTLQKRAVIEQVSVNII from the coding sequence ATGAACACAACCATTAAAAACGAATGGTATACCAATTTTTTCTCGGGCCTTAACTGCGAAATGTGGGAACGAGCCGTTTCTACCGAATGGACAACGAATGAAGTTGATTTCCTAATCGAAACAATGGAAATCAAGCCCGGAAATACCCTTTTAGATATCCCCTGTGGCTACGGCCGACACGCCATCGAACTGGCAAAACGAGGAGTTCAGGTAACGGGAGTTGATATTTTCACGGAATTTCTTCAGACACTTCAAAAGCGGGCAGTTATAGAACAGGTCTCTGTCAATATCATTTAG
- a CDS encoding HipA family kinase, with protein sequence MLNPIPTVRAETIVKEISTEGSSPLLILADNGEQYIAKTTPSQVPLVELINEVLCAYWARCWELAIPSFALVHISQSLADHYRTEKGLLSARYDNCAFSEQLFFGSRAVPCQVELDDYFSGPYHQSQMHYFSNPLDLLKIGVFDQWIGNFDRKPDNPNVLLTQRSDGLLDFSPIDHTAAFGYAINHRQVRDELLYREPKKWLLSHDFVRAIAKFTPPETISDLQPNISTGMEVALDNMDFVFEQIPKSWGFSEKARNHLKSFLGNQERNERIASTYLSYLK encoded by the coding sequence ATGCTTAACCCTATTCCTACCGTCAGGGCAGAGACTATTGTAAAGGAAATCTCCACAGAGGGTAGTAGCCCATTACTGATATTAGCCGACAACGGAGAACAATACATCGCTAAAACTACTCCGTCTCAAGTTCCATTGGTAGAGCTAATTAACGAGGTCTTGTGTGCGTATTGGGCACGTTGCTGGGAGCTGGCAATTCCGTCTTTCGCTCTGGTTCACATTAGCCAATCGTTAGCCGATCATTATCGCACTGAAAAGGGCTTGCTCTCAGCACGATATGACAACTGTGCTTTCAGTGAGCAACTTTTCTTTGGTTCAAGGGCGGTTCCTTGTCAGGTTGAACTAGATGATTATTTTTCAGGCCCGTATCACCAATCGCAAATGCACTATTTCAGCAATCCGCTGGATCTGCTTAAAATTGGCGTCTTCGATCAATGGATTGGGAACTTCGATCGTAAACCAGACAACCCGAATGTTTTGCTTACTCAACGTAGCGACGGGTTGTTAGATTTTAGTCCGATAGATCATACAGCCGCTTTTGGCTATGCTATAAATCACCGGCAAGTGCGGGATGAATTACTTTACAGAGAACCGAAAAAATGGTTGCTTTCCCATGATTTCGTGCGGGCAATTGCTAAATTTACACCCCCTGAAACTATCAGCGACCTACAACCCAACATATCGACCGGCATGGAAGTTGCGTTAGATAATATGGATTTCGTTTTTGAGCAGATTCCGAAGTCGTGGGGTTTTAGCGAAAAAGCACGTAACCATTTAAAAAGCTTTCTGGGCAACCAAGAGCGAAATGAGCGTATTGCATCAACCTATTTATCTTATCTGAAGTAA